In Brevibacillus brevis, a genomic segment contains:
- a CDS encoding DUF350 domain-containing protein: protein MTWVEILAMLVWTGAGGVLLFVLMWVDSLFTKYKDIQEIKNGNMAVTTRFVMKLFAQGYILSQSILNSNDLWTALLVSVVSFIILFFLERIVEIAFRAGAGLDLEEGVKQGKVAHALLAGSFHIVGALILAACL from the coding sequence GTGACGTGGGTAGAAATTTTAGCCATGCTGGTATGGACAGGTGCCGGTGGAGTTTTGCTGTTTGTCCTGATGTGGGTAGACTCGCTGTTTACCAAGTACAAGGACATCCAGGAAATCAAGAACGGGAATATGGCCGTGACCACCCGTTTCGTGATGAAGCTGTTCGCACAAGGATACATTTTGTCCCAGTCGATTCTGAATTCCAATGATTTGTGGACAGCTTTGCTGGTTTCGGTGGTCTCATTCATTATCTTGTTTTTCCTGGAAAGAATCGTGGAAATCGCATTTCGCGCAGGAGCGGGGCTCGACCTGGAGGAAGGGGTCAAACAGGGGAAAGTCGCCCATGCCTTGCTCGCAGGCTCGTTTCATATCGTAGGCGCCTTGATCTTGGCGGCATGCTTGTAA
- a CDS encoding PspA/IM30 family protein, protein MSIFKRLRDLTMSNLYALIEKAEDPIKMTDQYLRDMQEDLEEAEKAVAAQIALEKKFKVLYEEQEALVKKRDEQAHVAAQAKNIDLARRALEEKKAAEQKMNEYKDAYEKNRAAADALRDKLAEMKKQVTELKNKRETLVARVNAAKAQKTINQAMAGFDSNSAMAGLKRMEDKALQLEAEAEASGEVYKKEKSLDEEIAKLNKDQQVEDELAALLKKYEG, encoded by the coding sequence ATGTCCATTTTTAAACGACTGCGCGATTTGACCATGTCCAATCTGTATGCCCTGATTGAAAAGGCAGAGGATCCAATCAAGATGACCGACCAGTATTTGCGCGACATGCAGGAAGATCTGGAAGAAGCGGAAAAAGCGGTCGCCGCTCAAATCGCTTTGGAGAAGAAATTCAAGGTGCTGTATGAAGAGCAGGAAGCACTGGTGAAAAAACGCGATGAACAGGCGCACGTAGCTGCTCAGGCGAAAAATATCGACCTGGCTCGCCGCGCTCTCGAAGAAAAGAAAGCGGCCGAGCAAAAAATGAACGAGTACAAGGACGCGTATGAGAAAAACAGAGCCGCTGCCGACGCTCTCCGAGACAAACTGGCAGAGATGAAAAAGCAAGTGACCGAGCTGAAAAACAAGCGCGAGACGCTGGTGGCCCGCGTGAACGCAGCCAAAGCGCAAAAGACGATCAACCAGGCAATGGCCGGCTTCGACTCCAACTCCGCGATGGCAGGCCTGAAGCGGATGGAAGACAAGGCGCTTCAGCTCGAGGCGGAAGCGGAAGCCAGCGGCGAAGTGTACAAGAAGGAAAAATCGCTGGACGAGGAAATCGCCAAGCTCAACAAGGATCAACAGGTCGAAGACGAACTGGCAGCATTGTTGAAAAAATACGAGGGGTAA
- a CDS encoding DNA topoisomerase III yields MKVVIAEKPDQAMKLASPFPHKKQQGYLEVRPNRLFPNGAFFTWAVGHICELVPPEAYNPAWKKWSLQTLPLIPPTFRHQVMRSKAKQFGIIKQLLRRSDVKEIIHAGDAGREGELIIRTIVEQSGVHKPMKRLWISSLTEKAVTAGFESLLDEAETRNLYYEAYSRSCADWLVGMNASRVYTLLLKQKGISDVFSAGRVQTPTLALVVKREKEIAAFKPEPFWEVKATFEVDKKRYEGVWHKDGESRLNDPAMAEKIAAFCKDKPAQVHQVETERKEFLPPYLFNLSSLQATANKMFKFSPQKTLEIAQKLYVKGLLSYPRSDSSFVTPEEAKTFPEILAKLSRQPDYQAYFPTPKASISQDRRYVNQKKVTDHYAIIPTEQVPNIAKLEESERKIYDLVARRLIAAHGESALFDYTTVTTLVDGRAVFLSKGKVQIRAGWRDVLFDEDKDDKESILPPLSEGDTGKVRKVEAKESKTQPPKRYTEGQLITLMKTAGKHLDNQELEKVLMKTEGLGTEATRAGIIGMLKDRKYIEVRKNQVFATQKGMLLIDVIGDKILASPEMTARWEQRLGEIGQGEASAQAFMEQVRKLSQKIVEDAVEQSREWKLESYDVDSMPKQKSKFTLGAKVAVCKACGGDLVDKGDFYGCSNYKKGQCSVTVSKTILGKKISAAMVKKVMETGKSNLIKGFQKGKEKFDAYLVWEEQEKKAKVHRD; encoded by the coding sequence ATGAAAGTCGTCATCGCGGAAAAACCGGACCAGGCGATGAAGCTGGCCAGTCCGTTTCCACATAAAAAACAGCAAGGCTATCTCGAGGTTCGCCCGAATCGGCTGTTTCCGAATGGAGCTTTTTTTACCTGGGCAGTCGGCCACATTTGCGAGCTTGTTCCCCCGGAGGCATACAACCCTGCGTGGAAAAAATGGTCGCTGCAAACGCTGCCGCTCATTCCGCCGACGTTTCGCCATCAGGTGATGCGCTCCAAGGCGAAACAGTTCGGGATCATCAAGCAACTGCTCAGGCGCTCGGACGTTAAAGAAATCATCCACGCAGGCGACGCCGGGCGAGAAGGGGAACTGATTATCCGGACCATCGTGGAGCAGAGCGGGGTCCACAAGCCAATGAAGCGTCTGTGGATCTCGTCGCTGACGGAGAAGGCCGTGACGGCAGGCTTCGAGTCTCTGCTTGACGAGGCCGAGACCCGAAATCTCTATTACGAGGCGTACAGCCGCTCCTGCGCCGACTGGCTCGTCGGGATGAACGCCTCGCGCGTCTACACGCTTTTGCTGAAACAGAAAGGGATCAGCGATGTCTTTTCGGCGGGAAGGGTACAAACTCCGACACTCGCGCTTGTCGTCAAGCGGGAAAAAGAGATCGCGGCATTTAAGCCCGAGCCGTTTTGGGAGGTCAAGGCGACCTTCGAGGTGGATAAGAAGCGCTATGAAGGAGTCTGGCACAAGGATGGGGAGTCGCGGCTGAACGACCCGGCAATGGCGGAGAAAATCGCTGCGTTTTGCAAAGACAAGCCTGCACAGGTGCACCAAGTAGAAACGGAGCGGAAGGAGTTTTTGCCCCCGTATTTGTTCAATCTGTCCTCCCTGCAGGCGACGGCCAACAAGATGTTCAAATTTTCACCGCAAAAGACGCTGGAAATTGCGCAAAAGCTGTACGTAAAAGGGCTCTTGTCCTATCCGCGATCGGATTCCTCGTTCGTCACGCCGGAAGAAGCGAAGACGTTTCCCGAGATTTTGGCCAAGCTGTCCCGGCAGCCGGATTACCAGGCCTATTTTCCGACGCCCAAAGCTTCGATTTCGCAAGATCGCCGGTACGTCAACCAAAAGAAAGTGACGGACCATTACGCGATCATCCCGACGGAGCAGGTGCCCAACATCGCAAAGCTGGAGGAGAGCGAGCGGAAAATCTACGACCTCGTGGCCAGACGGCTCATTGCCGCGCATGGCGAGAGCGCCTTGTTCGACTACACGACAGTGACCACGCTCGTCGATGGCCGGGCTGTTTTTCTCAGCAAAGGAAAGGTGCAGATCCGGGCGGGCTGGCGGGACGTGCTGTTTGACGAAGACAAGGACGACAAGGAGTCCATTCTTCCTCCGCTGTCCGAGGGCGATACCGGAAAAGTGCGCAAAGTGGAGGCGAAGGAAAGCAAGACGCAGCCGCCCAAGCGTTACACGGAGGGGCAGCTGATCACGCTGATGAAGACGGCCGGCAAGCATTTGGACAACCAGGAACTGGAAAAGGTGCTGATGAAGACGGAAGGCCTCGGCACGGAAGCGACCCGGGCGGGAATCATCGGCATGCTCAAGGATCGCAAGTACATCGAGGTGCGCAAAAACCAGGTGTTCGCGACGCAAAAAGGCATGCTCCTGATCGATGTCATCGGCGACAAGATTCTCGCGTCGCCGGAGATGACGGCTCGCTGGGAGCAAAGGCTGGGCGAGATTGGACAAGGGGAGGCGTCCGCGCAGGCGTTTATGGAGCAAGTGCGAAAGCTGTCCCAGAAGATCGTCGAGGATGCCGTCGAGCAGTCGCGCGAATGGAAACTGGAAAGCTATGATGTCGACTCCATGCCCAAACAAAAGTCGAAATTCACGCTCGGTGCCAAAGTGGCGGTCTGCAAGGCTTGTGGAGGCGATCTGGTCGACAAGGGAGACTTCTACGGCTGTTCCAACTACAAGAAGGGCCAGTGCAGCGTAACGGTGTCCAAGACGATCCTCGGCAAAAAAATATCGGCAGCCATGGTCAAGAAGGTCATGGAGACGGGCAAAAGCAATCTGATCAAAGGGTTTCAAAAGGGCAAAGAAAAATTCGACGCCTATCTCGTGTGGGAGGAGCAGGAAAAAAAGGCAAAGGTGCACCGCGACTGA
- a CDS encoding DUF2515 domain-containing protein, which yields MGVSWLMDPPLRSLARELKQTAARERAVELSATEIELVERIRAKTVEHNGDNVERTRAYLDYFRQHTEIHWALLAHLVSRNAGWSMTDLRGELLTRLLSERVQEHYFHFLERANWLIFHDAYPQLLLYEESVKRQTNLFHLLPHFHVSVFMQAAWNRFWSEQDRELLAVCLIVNEQRHLEEQVMQDESYRKTVLDTLPFAMQELLSLNQILFPYRGDGRRLHLAGETVSHFASATERIALGKRLYALLFRDSKLLEEVLGWALKQPHTGSRKDFWPQIFHDIHEGVPGQPYRKKLAGCQLVPGGTRIFSPALSQAWKRVAQEPPAQLDWYRGLDVLPLLRIREQPASRDVQEAYCKTLDKIELAVIARGAIFGSRQS from the coding sequence ATGGGGGTATCCTGGCTGATGGATCCGCCACTTCGCTCCCTTGCCAGAGAATTGAAGCAGACCGCGGCGAGAGAGAGGGCAGTGGAGCTCTCAGCCACAGAGATCGAGCTCGTGGAGAGGATTAGGGCAAAGACGGTGGAGCACAACGGGGACAACGTCGAAAGAACCCGTGCATATCTGGACTACTTCCGGCAGCACACCGAAATCCATTGGGCGCTGCTCGCTCATCTCGTATCCAGGAATGCGGGCTGGAGCATGACGGATTTGCGGGGGGAGCTGCTTACCCGTCTGTTGTCCGAAAGAGTGCAGGAACATTACTTTCATTTTCTCGAGAGGGCCAACTGGCTGATTTTTCATGACGCCTACCCTCAATTGCTACTGTATGAGGAAAGCGTGAAGCGACAGACCAACCTTTTTCACCTGCTCCCCCACTTTCACGTGTCGGTGTTTATGCAAGCGGCCTGGAACCGTTTCTGGTCGGAGCAGGACCGCGAGCTCTTGGCTGTTTGTCTCATCGTCAACGAGCAGCGCCACCTGGAGGAGCAGGTCATGCAGGACGAGAGCTACCGCAAGACGGTGCTCGATACGTTGCCTTTTGCCATGCAGGAGCTGCTTTCGCTCAACCAGATCCTGTTTCCGTATCGGGGCGACGGCCGGCGTTTGCACCTGGCGGGAGAGACGGTTTCGCACTTCGCTTCGGCAACGGAGCGAATCGCACTGGGGAAACGGCTGTACGCTCTGCTGTTTCGCGATTCGAAGCTGCTGGAGGAGGTGCTCGGCTGGGCATTGAAGCAGCCTCATACCGGATCGCGGAAAGACTTTTGGCCGCAAATTTTCCACGATATTCACGAGGGTGTCCCCGGACAGCCGTACCGGAAGAAACTGGCGGGATGCCAGCTCGTGCCAGGAGGGACACGCATTTTTTCCCCCGCGCTCTCGCAGGCTTGGAAGCGCGTCGCGCAGGAGCCCCCGGCACAGCTCGACTGGTATCGCGGCCTCGATGTTCTGCCGCTCTTGCGCATCAGAGAGCAGCCCGCGAGCCGTGATGTGCAGGAGGCATACTGCAAGACCCTCGACAAAATCGAGCTGGCTGTCATCGCGCGCGGCGCGATTTTCGGATCGCGGCAGTCCTGA
- the shc gene encoding squalene--hopene cyclase, which produces MIDVRPTIRRMQQFLVQKQEADGSWRFCLESGTLTDTHMIILLRTLGIHDEELVDGLARRIASRQLPDGSWKLYADEPIGNLTATVDSYYALLFSGRYAKNNPRMAEARAFIRAHGGLTRAGLLTKITASVTGQYQWPRHFLVPVELALLPPAFPLSFYDFVGYARVHLAPMMILADRKYVHPTSAVPDLSDLFATPPISPGVYPHRLVERFFQDAQGFLGSIHDYVKRLPFLPRQLREVALRRLENYMLKRIEADGTLYTYSTSTYLMIFALLAQGYPPQHPRIVRAIQGLKAAVYQTPEGAHLQLATSAVWDTALLAGSLQASGMAPSHPAIQRANRYLLGKQQTTRGDWTVRNPGGAPGGWGFSDQNTMNPDTDDTTAALRAIQLQALTDPLAAEARKRGIAWLLSMQNVDGGWPAFEKNTDSPIIRQLPIEGADTISTDPSSADLTGRALEFLGKYAGLRQSAPPIRKATRWLLDNQRPDGSWYGRWGIAFLYGTWAALTGLMATGFPADSPSVQKAVNWLLRMQNADGGWGESCLSDERQKYVALGASTPSQTAWAVDALVSVFPEPPPAVERGIAYLLSSAFTEDWTTAYPTGGGRPGGVYFAYHSYRWIWPLLALAHYQEKYVNSPL; this is translated from the coding sequence ATGATCGACGTACGGCCGACGATCCGTCGCATGCAGCAGTTCCTCGTGCAGAAGCAGGAAGCGGACGGGTCCTGGCGATTTTGTCTGGAAAGCGGCACCTTGACGGATACCCATATGATCATCCTACTGCGCACACTCGGGATTCATGATGAGGAATTGGTGGACGGCCTCGCGCGGCGAATCGCCAGCCGCCAACTGCCGGACGGCTCCTGGAAGCTGTACGCAGACGAGCCAATCGGCAATCTTACGGCTACAGTAGATTCCTACTACGCCTTGCTGTTTTCCGGGCGGTACGCCAAAAACAACCCGCGGATGGCAGAGGCGCGGGCGTTTATCCGGGCTCATGGCGGGCTGACCCGTGCCGGCCTGCTGACCAAGATCACCGCTTCTGTGACCGGCCAATACCAGTGGCCTCGGCATTTTCTCGTGCCCGTCGAGCTCGCCCTGCTTCCCCCTGCTTTTCCCCTCAGCTTTTACGATTTTGTCGGATACGCCCGCGTCCATCTCGCGCCGATGATGATACTGGCCGACCGCAAGTACGTCCACCCAACTTCTGCGGTACCGGATTTGTCCGATCTGTTTGCCACTCCCCCGATTTCTCCCGGTGTGTACCCGCACCGCCTGGTGGAGCGGTTCTTCCAAGACGCCCAAGGCTTCCTCGGGTCGATCCACGACTATGTGAAGCGTCTTCCGTTTCTCCCCCGCCAGCTGCGGGAAGTGGCTTTGCGCCGCCTGGAAAACTACATGCTGAAGCGCATCGAAGCGGACGGCACTCTGTACACCTACTCGACCTCCACCTATCTGATGATCTTCGCCTTGCTGGCGCAAGGCTATCCCCCGCAGCATCCCCGTATCGTACGTGCCATTCAGGGATTGAAGGCTGCCGTCTATCAGACACCCGAGGGGGCACACCTTCAGCTTGCCACCTCGGCCGTATGGGACACGGCGCTGCTCGCGGGTTCCTTGCAAGCGTCCGGCATGGCCCCTTCCCATCCGGCCATCCAGCGTGCAAACCGTTACTTGCTGGGCAAACAACAGACTACCAGAGGCGACTGGACGGTCCGCAATCCGGGAGGGGCACCCGGAGGCTGGGGATTTTCGGACCAAAACACGATGAACCCGGATACCGATGACACCACTGCCGCGCTTCGGGCCATCCAGCTGCAGGCCCTGACCGACCCGCTCGCAGCAGAAGCCAGGAAACGGGGCATCGCCTGGCTATTGTCCATGCAGAACGTCGATGGCGGGTGGCCCGCCTTCGAGAAAAACACGGATTCTCCGATTATCCGCCAGCTGCCCATCGAAGGCGCGGACACCATCAGCACCGATCCTTCTTCAGCCGATCTGACAGGCCGCGCATTGGAGTTTCTCGGAAAATATGCGGGCTTGCGCCAATCCGCCCCCCCGATCCGGAAGGCAACTCGCTGGCTGCTTGACAATCAGCGCCCTGACGGCTCCTGGTACGGAAGGTGGGGCATTGCATTCCTTTACGGCACCTGGGCTGCTCTCACCGGTCTCATGGCAACAGGCTTTCCCGCTGACAGCCCGTCCGTCCAAAAGGCTGTGAACTGGCTGCTTCGCATGCAAAATGCGGATGGCGGATGGGGAGAATCGTGCCTGAGTGACGAGCGGCAAAAGTACGTCGCTCTGGGGGCCAGCACCCCCTCCCAGACCGCATGGGCGGTCGACGCGCTCGTCTCCGTCTTTCCCGAGCCCCCGCCGGCCGTTGAACGCGGCATCGCCTACCTGCTGTCGTCCGCTTTCACGGAAGATTGGACGACCGCCTATCCGACGGGCG